AAAGAATTGATTGAAAATAACCAACTAGAAGCAGTTATTTCTATGCCAAGTGGAGTATTTAAACCTTATGCCGGTGTATCAACGGGTATCTTAATTTTTACTAAAACTGGAAATGGTGGAACTGATAATGTTTGGTTTTATGATATGACAGCAGATGGATATTCACTTGATGATAAAAGAAATCCTATTGAAGAAAATGATATTCCTGATATTATAGAAAGATTTTCTAATTTAGAAAATGAAAAGGATAGAAAAAGAACTGATAAATCTTTCTTTGTTCCTAAACAAGAAATAATTGATAATGACTATGATTTATCAATTAATAAGTATAAAGAAATTGTTTATGAAAAAGTTGAATATGAAGAACCAGAAGTTATTTTACAAAAATTAGAAGAACTTTCAAAATCTATTGATGAAAAGTTGAAAGAATTAAAAGTGATGCTAGATGAAGAATAAAGTAAAACTAGGAGATTTAGTAAATATCAAAACAGGTAAATTAGATGCTAATGCTGCAGTTAATAATGGAAAATATCCATTCTTTACAACATCAGAGGAAATTTTTAAGATAGATATATATGCTTATGATGATGAAGCTGTTTTAGTTGCTGGAAATGGAAATTTAAATGTAAAATATTTTTATGGTAAATTTAATGCTTATCAACGAACATATATTTTGACAAAAAAAGTAGATCGAAAAGTTAATATGAAATATATTTATTATTTTTTAGATAAATATTTAAATATATTACGTTCACTATCAATAGGTGGAGTCATAAAGTATATAAAATTAGAAAATCTTGTAAACCCTATTTTTTATTTACCAACAATAGAAATTCAAAATAAAATTGTAAAAAAATTGGATAGTTTAAAAGAGATCTTAGATATACAAAAGAAAAAATTAGATTTATTATCAGATTTAAATAAATCTTTATTTACTAGAATGTTTGGAGATTTAAAAACTAATGATAAAAATTGGGAAATGAGTTGTTGGAAAGAGGTTTTGAATATAAAAAATGGGAGAAATCAAAAGCAAGTAGAAGATATAAATGGCAAATATCCAATATATGGAAGTGGTGGAATAATAGGTTATTCTAATGCTTATATTTGTAATGAAAATACAATAATAATTGGTAGAAAAGGAAATATAAATAAACCTATTCTTGTAAAAGAAAAATTTTGGAATGTTGATACTGCTTTTGGATTAGAGCCAATGAAAAATAGAATATCTTATTACTATTTATACCATTTTTGCTCTTTTTATAACTTTGAAGTTCATAATAAAGCAGTTACAATACCTAGTCTTGTAAAAAGTGATTTAGAAAAAATTTTAATCCCAATTCCTCCAATAGAGCTTCAAAATAAATTTGCAGATAGAGTTGAAAAGATAGAGAAATTATCATTTGAAATTGAGAAATCTATAGAAGAGGCAGAAAATCTATATAATAGTTTGATGAATAAATATTTTGATTAAAACACTTGAAATAAAAATTATCATTTATCATTTTATTGTTTATTTTTAAAATTTATGAAATACTGAAAAAGAAAGGAGTTGAGAATAATTAAAATATTAGAACAATTTACAGAAGAATATATAGATGATTTAAATGTAAGGATGACACATCATTCCAATGCAATTGAAGGAAATACATTGACATTAAATGAAACTGCAAGTATTATTTTAGATGATACCATTCCTAATGCAATGTCTAAAAGAGAATTTTTAGAAGTTTTAAATCATTCAGATGCTTTAAAGTTTTTATTGACTGAACTACAGAATAGAAAGGTTGATATTTATTTAATAAAAGAAATTAATAAAATTTTATTAAATAGATTAAATCATAATGCTGGAAAATTTAAGACTGATTATAATTATATAAGGGGAGCAAATTTTGAAACTGCAAGTCCAAGTGAAACTCCATATAAAGTCAAAGAATGGTTTGAAAATATGGAGTATCAATTAAAAAATTCTAGCTCTGGTAGTGAAAAATTAAAAATAATACTTGAAAATCATATAAAATTTGAAAGAATACATCCTTTTTCTGATGGAAATGGAAGAACAGGAAGATTAATAATGCTTGCTTTAATGTTAGAAAATAACTTAACTCCTTTTGTTATCACAATAGAAGATAGAGCAAAATATATGGATATTCTAAGAAATCAAGATATTGCAACCTTTGTAAATTTAGTGGAACCATTGATGCAAGAAGAAAAAAAGAGAATTTTAGCTTTTAAAAATTCATCAAATTTGCAGATATAAAAAATATGTTAAAATTAAAGTATTACATTTTAGGAGGTACAAAAATGATAAATACTTTGATTTTAGACATAAAACAAGCTATGTCTTCAACATTGACAAATGGGCAAATGGAAAAATTACATAAAGTACTGGCACATTATTTGTATGATTTAGAGATTATAAAAAAGGAAGGTGCTGAAAAAGAAGAAAAGCAAAATATTGAATATTTAGAAGCCTTTTTATCAGCTAAACATGTTGAAGGTTGTTCAAGAAAGTCATTAAAATATTACAAGGCAACAATAGAGAATTTATTTAAAAAAATAGATAAATCTATTAAACATATCACAACAAATGATTTAAGAGAATATTTGGATAACTATCAAAAAGAAGGAAATGCAAGTAAAATAACAATAGATAATATTAGAAGGATATTTTCAAGTTTTTTTGCTTGGCTGGAAGAGGAAGATTATATTTTAAAAAGTCCTGTTAGAAGAATACATAAAGTAAAGACAGGAACAGTAGTAAAAGAAACTTATTCTGATGAAGCAATGGAAATTATGAGAGATAATTGTAAATCTTTAAGAGATTTAGCCATTATAGATATGCTTTCATCAACAGGAATGAGAGTTGGAGAATTGGTTAAATTAAATATAGAAGATATTGATTTTGAAGGAAGAGAATGTGTTGTTTTTGGTAAAGGAGATAAAGAGAGAAAAGTATATTTTGATGCAAGAACAAAAATTCATCTACATAATTATTTAAAAACAAGAGAAGATAATAATTCTGCACTTTTTGTTTCTCTTTTAAAACCACATAAAAGATTACAGATTAGTGGTGTTGAAATAATGCTTAGACAGCTTGGTAGAAAATTAAATATTACTAAGGTTCATCCTCATAAATTTAGAAGAACTTTAGCAACAAAAGCCATAGATAAAGGTATGCCTATTGAGCAAGTTCAGCAATTATTAGGACATCAAAAAATAGATACTACTTTACAATATGCAATGGTTAGCCAAAATAATGTAAAAATCTCACATAGAAAATATATTGGTTAATTAAAACATTTCTTCAATTTCAAATAAATTAAAAATCAGGAGGGACAATAAATCAATGAGTAATTTTGATTTTTTGAAAGATGATTTTTTTGATTTATATGAATTGTGCTTAGAAGCTGAGGAGAACTGTTATATAAAACCCAGAACAAGTGCTTTTTATTCAAGATTGGCACTTGAATTTTGTGTTGCCTTAGTATATAAATTTGAAAATATACAAACTCCTTATAATAGTACAGTTTTAAATGATTTTATTAATAATAAAGATTTTAAACAGTTATTTCAAAATCAAAGTCAAGTAGATGGACTTAACATTATTAGAAAATTTGGTAATAGTGCAGCCCATGTCTTAAAAAATGTAATAGATAATACAATAAAAACTGTTACCCTAGATAGAAATATTGCTTTAAATTGTTTAAAGGGACTTTTTGATTTTACTCTTTGGATAGGATATTGTTATGGTTCTACTCTGCAAACTGATGATATAAAATTTGATGATAAATATATACCAAAAAATATTTCTAAACCTGAAAATGCTAATGATATTAAGATAGCAGATAATTATGTACAAGAAAGTATTAATAACATAAAAATAATTCCTGTTAAAAAGCATAATACAAGAATAAGTAATAATAATTTTTCAGAAGAAGATACAAGAAAATTATTTATAGATACTTTACTTGTAAAAGCTGGCTGGAATTTAGATGATAAAAGCATGTTTGAATATGAAGTTGAAGGGATAAAAAGTACAGCTTCTGGAAAGGGTAAAATAGACTATGTCTTATGGGGAGATAATGGAACTCCACTTGCAATAATAGAAGCTAAGAAAGCTGATTTTAATGCAAAAAAAGGAGAGTTTCAAGCCCTAGAATATGCAGAAGCCTTAGAGAAAAAGTTTAATTTCTTTCCAATAAGATTTGTTACTAATGGCTTTGAAATTTTTATATATGAGAATAAAAATTCAATCTCTAGAAGAGTTTATGGTTTTTATAGAAAAGAAGAACTTTTAAAAATTATAGTTAGAAGAAATGAAAAAATAGTTGCAAATGATATTTCTATAAATAGAGAAATAATAAATAGACCTTATCAAGTAATAGCAGTAAAAAATGCAATAGAAAACTATATTTCAGGAAATAGAAAATCTTTACTTGTTATGGCAACAGGTTCAGGAAAGACAAGAGTTGCAATTTCAATAGTGGACTGTTTATCAAGATTGAATATGATTAAAAGAACTCTATTTTTAGCAGATAGAATAACACTTGTTAAGCAAGCTTTAAATAATTTTAAAAAATCTTTACCTGATTATACTCTTGTAGATTTAGTATCTGAAAAAGACAGAGATAATGCAAAAATTATATTTTCTACTTATCAGACAATGATGGCAGAGTCAGAAAAAACTAAGGAAGATGGGACTAATAAATATGGAGTGGGTGCATTTGATTTAATCATTGTTGATGAAGCACATAGAAGTATCTATCAAAAATATGGAGATTTGTTTGAATATTTTGATAGTTTAGTTTTAGGGCTTACTGCAACTCCAAAAGATGAAATAGATAGAAATACATTTAAAGTTTTTGAGATGAATTCAAAAGAACCAACATATTCTTATGATTTATTTGAAGCAGCTAAAGGTGAATACTTATTATTACCTAAAATAAAAGAAGGTGCTTTAAATTATCCAGAAAACGGTATAGTTTATAGTAAACTTTCAGAAGAAGAAAAGGAAAAATATGAGAGTCTTTTTGATGAAGAAGATAGCATGCCAGAAGAGATTTCAGGAGATAGTTTAAATTCTTGGTTTTTTAATAATGATACAACAAGTAAAGTTCTCACAACTCTTATGGAAGAAGGATATAAAATTGAATCAGGAGATAAATTAGGAAAAACTATAATATTTGCAAAGAATGATAGACATGCAGACCATATTGTAGAGATTTTTAATAAATTATATAAAAATCTTGGAGGAGAATTTTGTCAAAAAATTACAACAAAAGTTGAAAAGGTTCAGGCATTAATAGATAGATTCGTCAATCCCAATAGTTTCCCTCAAATAGCTGTATCAGTTGATATGCTTGACACTGGAATAGATATTCCAGAAATACTAAATCTTGTTTTCTATAAAAAGGTGAAATCAAAAGCTAAATTTTGGCAAATGATTGGTAGAGGAACAAGAAAATGTAAAGATATTTATGGAGCAGGCAAAGATAAAAAAGATTTTTTAATTTTAGATTTCTGTAGAAATTTCTCATATTTTGAAATGAAAGATAGATTTGAAGAAGATAACACAAAATTGACAAAATCATTATCCAGCAGAATTTTTGAAAATAAGGTTAGGATGATTTTTAAACTTCAAGATTTAGAATACCAAATGAATGAAAAATATAAAGAACTTTGGGAAAATTTAGTAAATGAAGTATACAATTTAATAGCTTCTTTAAATGAAGAAAATATTTCAGTAAAAACAAGAATTTCTTATGTAAAAAAATATAAAAATATTGATATTTTAAAAAATTTAGAAGAAAAAGATGTTGATGAAATTATTAAGAATTTAAGTTCTTTACCTTTTTCTATTGAAGAGAAAACTGAAATGGAAAAGAAATTTGAAAATCTTATTTTAAAAATACAACTTAAATTATTTGATAATAAAAAAACAGAAAATGAAAAAATAGAAGTTTCTGATATTGCAAAGGAACTATCAAAAAAGGGAACTATAAAAGAAATTCAAAAAAATGCACAATATATTATGAAAATAATAAAAGATGAAAATTATTTAAAAAATATTAATATTTTAGAATTAGAGAATTTAAAAGATATTATTGAACCTTTAACAATATTTTTAGATTCAAAGGGAAAACACCTGAGTTATATTATAGGGGATTTAGAGGATAATTTTATTTCTATGGAAGTAAAAGATATTAATACTTTTGGTTCTGTTTATTTGAATTCCAAGGAAAAATTTCAAAAGTATTTAGAAAATAAGAAAAATTTACTTTCTATAAAAAAATTAAGAAATAATATAGAATTGGATGCAGAAGATTTAAAGGAATTAAAACGACTTTTATATAGTAATGAAGAAGTTGACCTTGAAAGTCTAAAAACTGAAAATAACTCTGAAATTGAAAAAATATCTAGTATCTACGGGAAGAATGAAAGTTTTGGAATTTTTATTCGTTCTCTTGTTGGTTTAGACAGAGAAGCTATCAATAAAGAGTTTTCTGAATTTTTAAATACTGAAAAGTTTAATTCTAACCAAATTGAATTAATCAATTTAATAATTGAAAATATAATAAAATATGGAGCTTACTCAAAAAATGAAATTCGTAAGCTTTCAAATGATATTTTAGGAACATCAATTTTTGATATTTTCACAAATAATAATGATTTACAAAAAATTGCTAATATTATTGATAAAATAAATTCTAATGCACCAAAGTTAAATTGAGAAATAAAGTTAAATGAAAAATTTAAATAAGCTATTGTAATATTTTTACAATAGCTTATTTGGCTTATATATCAGTATTAATTTCAGTTCTTATATAAATTTTAAAATCAGGGTACATTTTTTTTACAGCTTCTTTAATTTCGCTATGAAGTTTTCTTTTATCAGAAACTGAAAAATCAAGAATTATATCAAAACGTATAGATTTTAAATCAAGATCGACATAGAAAGCATGAAACTGTAAAACTCCATCAAAGCTTGTGGCAATCTTCAAAATATTAAGATGCATTTCAGCTATTTTAGGGTTTTTAGTATTTATTGAGTAAATACTTATTCCCGTTAGTAATATTCCATATTTTGCGAGTATATTGTCAACAATATTTCTCTCTAGCACATCAATTTTATCTGCAGTCATGGTGTCAGGAACCTCTATATGAACTGAACCTATATATTTTTTAGGTCCATAATTATGTAGGATTAACTCATAAACTCCTGTAATACCATGATCTTCACAGATAGTTTTTTTTATTTTATTGATAAGTTCTTTATCAACTCTTTTTCCTAGTATTTCATCAATTGACTCCATAAGAATTTCTATTCCAGATTTTATAATAACAAAGGAAATTAAAGCTCCAACATAAGCTTCCAAAGATATTTTATATATAACAAAAATAATAGCAGAAGCTAAAACAGATGTTGAAATAAGAGCATCAAAGAGTGCATCCGTACCGGATGCAATAAGTGACTGAGCTTCTAATTTTTTCCCAACTTTTTTTGTATACAGACCTAATATAATTTTTACAATAATAGAAACAAAAATTATAAAAAGTGAGATAGCAGAATATTCTACAATATTGGGTTTAATTATTTTTTTAATTGATTCAATTAATGAAGTAATTCCAGCATAAAGAATGATTGAGGCAACAATCATTGCACTTAGGTACTCACCTCTCCCATGCCCCAAAGGATGTTCTCTGTCTGCTTTTTTCTCCGATAATTTAGTTCCTATAATTGTAACAGATGAAGATAAAATATCACTTAAGTTATTAACTGCATCTAAAATAATTGCAATGGAGTTTGTAAAAAAACCAACAGCTGCTTTAAAAATAACTAAAACTATGTTTATGAAAATTCCAATAGCACTGGTCTTAATAATCGAATGACTCCTTAATTCAGCCTGTTCATCTATATAGTTCATAAAAAACTCCTTAAAATTTTATATATCAATAGGTTTTTATATTCTACCATATAATTTAAAGAGATTGAATAAATTAAAATATTTTACTTTTTTTGTTTTCCTGCCATAAAGTCAGCATATTTATCTGGAAAATATTTTTTTATAAGCTCAGAATAAAATTCAGTTTCTTTCAATTCTAAAATTGCCTTTGAGAATTCTTCAGCTAATTTTTCATCAGATTTTCTAAAAGCAATTGAAGCACCAGGTTTAGAATCATCAATCATATCTATTTTTTTAATTTTATTCATAGTTTTTAAGAATTCATTTCCCGTATTCTCAGCAATAATAACAGAATCAACTTTTTCATTTTGTAGCTCCATAAGTGCTGAGGCAAAATTAGAGTATAATTTTGGAATAGCTCCGATATCTTTAGCAAAACCTTCTTGGATGCTTCCCATTTGTACCCCTACAGTTTTTCCTTTTAGATCTTTCTTTGAAGTGAAAGAACTTTTTTCATTTACAAGCACAAGATGACCTGATTTAAAAAATAAATATGGTATAGAAAATGCCGCGGCTTTTTTTCTCTCCTCTGTTGCAGACATACCGGCTATAACAGCATCAACTTTTTTTAATTGAAGAGATGTTAGAAGTCCATCGAAACTCATATCAACCCATTTAATTTCATATCCTAACTTCTCACCTAATTTATTCATTAGATCAATATCAAAGCCAACTATCTTATCACCTTCAAGATATTCATAAGGTTTAAACTCAGCATTTGTTCCAACATATAGTTTTTTAGCAGAGAAAGATAAACTAGAAAATATAAGTATAAATATTGCAATAAATTTTTTCATAATATTAACCTCCATTTTATTTTTTAGTATTTTTAAATTCTTCTTTTATTTCATTTAAAAGTTTTTCATTTTGGAAAAGCTCCAAGGCAGTTAAGACCATAGCAAAGCATGCTTCTTTCATTCCTTTGTAAGCCTCTTCTTTAACAGTTGCATGAGCAAATTCAATACTATGACCTGTTAAGTGAGCAGTTGTAAGAGGGAAATAAGGATGAATAGCCGGACAACAATGGCTTACATCACCCATATCAGTTGAGCCATGGCCTTCCTTATCTCTTATGTCAGTAACGCCAAGAGATCTTAAATTTTTTTCATATATTTCAGATAGCTTATTATTTGTAACTAAGTTTGCAAAACCTGTTTCATAATTTGTTATTTCAAGTGTAGTTCCGGTTGCTAAAGCAGCACCTCTCGCACAATTTTTTACTCTTTCAACAAAACCTTTCAAATAATCTAAAGATTTTGCTCTCACGTAGAAGTTCGCAACAGCTAAATCAGGTATTATATTAGCAGCCTCCCCACCTTTTGTAATAATTCCATGAACTCTTGCAGTTTCTAAGGTTTGTTGCCTAAGTGCATTGACAGAATTAAATAACATTAAAACTCCGTCAAGAGCATTTATTCCTTCATGTGGTGCACCAGCAGCATGTGCTGTTTTACCTTTAAAAGTAAATTGTAGAGCCTCCATAGCTTGTGAAATACCACTTCTATAATGAGCTTCTCCGGATGGATGAACAGCCATAGCAATATCAACATTATTGAAAATACCTTTTTGTGCCATCTCTACCTTGGCTCCGTTAGTTTCTTCAGCAGGGGTTCCTATGACTAGGATTTCTCCAGCTAAATCTTTCATTAAATCCTTAACTAATATTGCTGTAGCTACACTAGTGACACCGAAAATATTATGACCACAACCATGACCTATACCTGGAAGAGCATCGTATTCTGCAAGGATAGCAATCCTCGGTCCAGAATTTCCATTTTTATATGAAGCTTGAAAGGCAGTTTCTAAGTCTGCGAAGTTCCTTGTAATATTAAATCCATATTTCTCTAGGATTGCTGTATGTGCAGCACAGGCTTTAAACTCTTGTAGACCTAATTCTGGGTTATTATAAAGATATTCATTTAATTCTATAAGTTCATCTTTATAATTTTCAAAAAGTTCTGATAAATTTTTTCTTAAATCTTCCATTACTATCCCTCCTGTTTTTATTTATAAAAAATAAAGCCATAATATAACAAAATGTCTGCTATACTATGGCTTTCTTAAAATATAAAATTAAACTGTATAAATACTGATTAAATTTAAAAATCAAAGATAGAAAACATCTTTAGCATACAAATTGTGGAAATTATTTAATTTTGCTTTTAAATTTGTTTTCCTTATCCTCAATTTACTAAAGAACATTTCAATCCCTCCTATAAAAATTTATTTTTATAAAGATAACACATAAAAAAAATATTGTCAAATTTTTTTTTATAAATCTAAATCATAAGAAGCACCGACAGAAATACTGTTATTATTCATATTATTTGTTGAAGATGAAAATTTAGTATTAATTCTGAATCTATTAGTTGGAGCATAACCTATGCCAACAGCAACAGCTTGTGTGCTTGACGAATTTCCTACACCGGCACCAAGTCTAACTTTTTTTTCAGGGGTACTTCCTAAATCCACAGCTCCCATTGCAGAACCAAGAGCAGTAACTCTATTAGTTCTATCATTTATTTCCTCAAATTTATTTTCCTTTTTCTCTCTTTCTCTTTGTTCATGTCGATTTCTATTTACTTTTGCATTGATACCATCTTCTCTCTTTTTAGCTATATCATTTTTAGGGTTATCAGAAAAAGTTTTTTCTATTTTTGGCAATGTGTAAGTTATGCTGTCATCAATTTCAGGATTTTCAGTTTCTTTAGCTACTTTTTCACTATCATTTTTTGTTTCAGATTCTTTTTCTGGAATAGTATTGCTATTATCTGTGGGGATTTTGGCAGAAGTTTTTTCCTCTTCCTCTTCTCCTTCCATTAGAGGACTTTCAATTCTATCGTTTATAACTGTCTTATTTTTATCCTCATTGTTACTAGGAGTAGTAACAGTTTTTACGTCCTTAGAAGATGTAGCTTCTGAGTCAGTAAACATCTCATTATTAATCTCTTCCATAGTTGAAATTTCTTTGATTACATTGTATTTGATATCTTGAGATAAAATCAAAGAAGAATTCAAGAAAAAAGTCATAATAAGAACTTTAATAATTTTTTTTGATTTAAATTTTAATTTCATAGCTTCCCCTTATTTTATAATTATATATTTATTAAAATATAAAATAAAATTACTTACATTTGTTTAGATGGATTTTTAAAGCATCCAGAGATATTTTTATTTCCTTTAAAGAATAAATAAGGGATATAATCATAAGTATCAGACTTATTACAAATGCTAATATACCAAGTAAGCTTATACTAAAAAATATAAAAAACATAGATACCACACACATAAGCAAACTTGATACACCTAGATACTGCATTCTTTTAATGTACAACATTCTTAAATTAAGATTAGCTATTTGCTCCAGATGAGTTGAGTTATTAGTGCAGGGATCCATTTGCCTGATAAGAGCAGCAAGTGCTAAGAATCTATTTGTATATGCTAAAAGTAATAAAGAAACTGATGGAAACATAACTGCCGGAGTAGTTATATCTAAAGTTAAATTCATTATAATATCCTTTCTCAACTAAAATAATTTTTTAATAAATTATATCATATTAGTATATAAAAATTAAAATTAATTTATAAATATTTCACCAAGCATATTAAAATTTTTATTTAAGTCCCCTTGAAATTTTAAGAATGTTCATTTTTAATTACTTAACAAGAATAAAAATATATTGAATTACATTTCCTTATATTGAAATAAAACTTTTAAAATAATGCACATTAAAAAGAAATAAAAATATTGACTTTTCATAGTAAAAAGAGATATAATAAAAATATAAATAGAATAATGTACATTTAATATAATTAGGAAAGGGGTATGATCTATTATGAAAAAGTATAATATGGGGAATTTAGAATTATCAAATATCGGTATAGTTCATTATAATTTATCGCCTGCAAAGTTAGTTGAAAAAGCACTTCAAAGAAAAGAAGGGCTATTATCTGACACAGGAGCATTTATTATTACAACTGGGAAATATACAGGTCGTTCTCCTGATGATAAATTTATTGTAGATACTCCGGATGTACATGAATATATTGGCTGGGGAGATGTCAATCATCCAATAGATAGAGAAACTTTTCATAAACTTTATGAAAGAGCTTTAGCTTATTTGCAAAATCGTGAAGTTTTTGTATTCAATGGACTCGCTGGAGCTGATAAAAAATACCAAAAAAAGTTTCGTTTTATAAATGAATACGCTAGCCAAAATTTATTTATACATCAGCTTTTAATTCGACCTAATGAAGAAGAGCTAAAAAATTACGGAGAACCAGATTTCACTATATTATCTGTACCTGGATTCAAATGTATACCTGAAATTGATGGCGTGCAATCTGAAGTTGCTATAATAATAGATTTTGAAGCTAAATTAGGAATAATTTGTGGGACTTCCTATTCAGGTGAATTGAAGAAAATGGTATTTTCCATTATGAATTATTTAATGCCACATGAAGGAGTTTTACCTATGCACTGTTCTGCAAACATGGATCCTGAAACAAAGAAAACTGCAATTTTCTTTGGCTTATCTGGAACAGGGAAAACAACATTATCGGCAGATCCCAATAGAATATTAATAGGAGATGATGAGCATGGTTGGTCAGAAGAAGGTATTTTTAACTTTGAAGGCGGCTGTTACGCAAAATGTATAAATTTAAATCCGGAAACAGAACCGGATATATATTATGCTATAAAATTTGGAAGTATTGTAGAAAATGTTGTTGTAGATGAAAAAACAAGAGAAATAGATTATGCTGATAACAGTTTAACTCAAAATACAAGAGTTGCCTATCCTTTACATTATATAAATAATTCACAATATCCTAGTGTTGGTGGAAAACCAAGTGTAATTATATTTCTGACAGCAGATTCATTTGGAGTTTTACCTCCAGTTGCTAAACTTACAAAAGAGGCTGCTATGTATCACTTTATCACTGGATTTACGGCTAAACTTGCAGGTACAGAACGAGGAGTAAAAGAGCCAATTCCTACTTTTTCAACTTGTTTTGGAGAACCATTTATGCCAATGGAACCATCAGTATATGCGAAAATGTTAGGAGAAAAAATTGAGAAATATAACACACAAGTATATTTAATAAATACTGGTTGGTCCGGAGGAGCTTATGGAACAGGTCAACGTATGAATTTAAAATATACTCGTGCAATGGTAACAGCAGTTTTAAATGGTGCACTTGAAAATGTTGAATATAAGCATGATGAAATATTTAATGTTGAAATTCCTAAAACTTGTCCAGAAGTACCTAGTGAAATCTTAAGCCCAATTAATACTTGGCAAGATAAGGAAGCGTATATAAAAGCTGCAAAAGATTTAGCTCAAAAATTTGTAGACAACTTTGCAAAAAAATATCCAAATATGCCTAAAAATATTGTAAATGCCGGTCCTAAAGTATAATAATATCAAAGGAGTTGTTGCAAAATTTATCTATTAAGATATAAGTAAAAAATAAGTGAATTACATATAAAATTTAGCCGGTAATGAACTCTTTTTTACTTTAATGGATAAGTTGCAACAGCTCCTTTTTTGATAAATGTACAAACAAAAGTTTAAAAATATTGATTTTTAAGAAAAAATGTTATAAAATGAATTAAATAATTAAAAAAGAGAGGGAAATTTATGACTATATATAAAAGAGGAATTTTTAGTATGCTTTTTGGGCTTATATCAGTACATTTAGCAGCAATAATAATAGCAGTTATTGTTAATTATTTCTTGTCACAAACCCTATCAATTATATTAGCTCTCATTGCTTATATTATAATGATGTATATAACTGTTTTTTCAGAAAATATTAAATTTATTGTGGATGAAGAAAAAAAG
The sequence above is drawn from the Fusobacterium russii ATCC 25533 genome and encodes:
- a CDS encoding DEAD/DEAH box helicase family protein, which codes for MSNFDFLKDDFFDLYELCLEAEENCYIKPRTSAFYSRLALEFCVALVYKFENIQTPYNSTVLNDFINNKDFKQLFQNQSQVDGLNIIRKFGNSAAHVLKNVIDNTIKTVTLDRNIALNCLKGLFDFTLWIGYCYGSTLQTDDIKFDDKYIPKNISKPENANDIKIADNYVQESINNIKIIPVKKHNTRISNNNFSEEDTRKLFIDTLLVKAGWNLDDKSMFEYEVEGIKSTASGKGKIDYVLWGDNGTPLAIIEAKKADFNAKKGEFQALEYAEALEKKFNFFPIRFVTNGFEIFIYENKNSISRRVYGFYRKEELLKIIVRRNEKIVANDISINREIINRPYQVIAVKNAIENYISGNRKSLLVMATGSGKTRVAISIVDCLSRLNMIKRTLFLADRITLVKQALNNFKKSLPDYTLVDLVSEKDRDNAKIIFSTYQTMMAESEKTKEDGTNKYGVGAFDLIIVDEAHRSIYQKYGDLFEYFDSLVLGLTATPKDEIDRNTFKVFEMNSKEPTYSYDLFEAAKGEYLLLPKIKEGALNYPENGIVYSKLSEEEKEKYESLFDEEDSMPEEISGDSLNSWFFNNDTTSKVLTTLMEEGYKIESGDKLGKTIIFAKNDRHADHIVEIFNKLYKNLGGEFCQKITTKVEKVQALIDRFVNPNSFPQIAVSVDMLDTGIDIPEILNLVFYKKVKSKAKFWQMIGRGTRKCKDIYGAGKDKKDFLILDFCRNFSYFEMKDRFEEDNTKLTKSLSSRIFENKVRMIFKLQDLEYQMNEKYKELWENLVNEVYNLIASLNEENISVKTRISYVKKYKNIDILKNLEEKDVDEIIKNLSSLPFSIEEKTEMEKKFENLILKIQLKLFDNKKTENEKIEVSDIAKELSKKGTIKEIQKNAQYIMKIIKDENYLKNINILELENLKDIIEPLTIFLDSKGKHLSYIIGDLEDNFISMEVKDINTFGSVYLNSKEKFQKYLENKKNLLSIKKLRNNIELDAEDLKELKRLLYSNEEVDLESLKTENNSEIEKISSIYGKNESFGIFIRSLVGLDREAINKEFSEFLNTEKFNSNQIELINLIIENIIKYGAYSKNEIRKLSNDILGTSIFDIFTNNNDLQKIANIIDKINSNAPKLN
- the xerA gene encoding site-specific tyrosine recombinase/integron integrase; its protein translation is MINTLILDIKQAMSSTLTNGQMEKLHKVLAHYLYDLEIIKKEGAEKEEKQNIEYLEAFLSAKHVEGCSRKSLKYYKATIENLFKKIDKSIKHITTNDLREYLDNYQKEGNASKITIDNIRRIFSSFFAWLEEEDYILKSPVRRIHKVKTGTVVKETYSDEAMEIMRDNCKSLRDLAIIDMLSSTGMRVGELVKLNIEDIDFEGRECVVFGKGDKERKVYFDARTKIHLHNYLKTREDNNSALFVSLLKPHKRLQISGVEIMLRQLGRKLNITKVHPHKFRRTLATKAIDKGMPIEQVQQLLGHQKIDTTLQYAMVSQNNVKISHRKYIG
- a CDS encoding restriction endonuclease subunit S; its protein translation is MKNKVKLGDLVNIKTGKLDANAAVNNGKYPFFTTSEEIFKIDIYAYDDEAVLVAGNGNLNVKYFYGKFNAYQRTYILTKKVDRKVNMKYIYYFLDKYLNILRSLSIGGVIKYIKLENLVNPIFYLPTIEIQNKIVKKLDSLKEILDIQKKKLDLLSDLNKSLFTRMFGDLKTNDKNWEMSCWKEVLNIKNGRNQKQVEDINGKYPIYGSGGIIGYSNAYICNENTIIIGRKGNINKPILVKEKFWNVDTAFGLEPMKNRISYYYLYHFCSFYNFEVHNKAVTIPSLVKSDLEKILIPIPPIELQNKFADRVEKIEKLSFEIEKSIEEAENLYNSLMNKYFD
- a CDS encoding Fic family protein, whose translation is MRIIKILEQFTEEYIDDLNVRMTHHSNAIEGNTLTLNETASIILDDTIPNAMSKREFLEVLNHSDALKFLLTELQNRKVDIYLIKEINKILLNRLNHNAGKFKTDYNYIRGANFETASPSETPYKVKEWFENMEYQLKNSSSGSEKLKIILENHIKFERIHPFSDGNGRTGRLIMLALMLENNLTPFVITIEDRAKYMDILRNQDIATFVNLVEPLMQEEKKRILAFKNSSNLQI